GCCCGCGTGGGTACGCCGCACTGTCCCGAGTGTGGGCGGGAGGTCGGCGAGCAGAGCGCCCAGCGGATGGTCGAGCGACTGCTCGAGCTTCCCGAGGGGACCAGAGCGAAGATCTGTGCGCCGGTGATTCGCGACCAGAAGGGGGCCTTCGAGGACCGCTTCGAAGCGTTCGTGGGCGACGGGTACACGCGCGTCGAGGTCGACGGCGAGGAGTACGACCTCTCCGTCGAACGCCCGGACCTCGACGAGAACTACGACCACACCGTCGACGTCGTCGTCGACCGGGTGAAACTGTCCGCCGACGCCCGCTCGCGGATCACCGACTCCGTCGAGACCGCCCTCGAGGAGGCCGAGGGGGTCTTGAAGATCATCTTCCCCGACCCGCCGGCGGACGCCGAGGTCGGCACGGAGAGCCGGAACACGGGCGATCTGTCCGGGGAGGACGCCGAGCGCCTCGTCGTCGAGTTCTCCGAGGAGTTGGCCTGCACTCACTGTGGGATCGACCTCCCGGAGATCGAGACGCGCTCGTTTTCGTTCAATTCCCCGCACGGGGCCTGCCCGGGCTGCGACGGGATCGGCGAGACGAAGGAGGTCGACGAGGACCTCGTCGTCACCGACCCGGACAAGCCAATCAAAGAAGTCTTCGAACCCTGGAGCTACAGCCGATCGTACTACCGGACCAGACTCGACAGCGTCGCGGCGCACTTCGGCGTGAGCGTCGAGACGCCCTTCTCGGAGCTTCCGGCTGACGTCAGACGGCAGTTCCTCTACGGGACCGACGACGAGGTCGTCTTCGAGCGGCGGACGAAGAACGGCACCAGACGGAAAGAAAAGCGCTTCGAGGGCGTCGTTCCGAACCTCGATCGCCGATACGTCGAGACGGACTCCGAGAGCACGCGCGAGCACATCGAGGACTATCTGGCGACGACGACGTGTCCCTCGTGTTCGGGCACGCGCCTGAGAGCCGAGTCCCGGGCCGTGCTGGTCGCCGGGACATCCCTCACCGACGTCAACCGCCTGTCGATCGGGGACGCTCTCGAACACTTCGAGGGGCTCGAGGCCGACCTCGACGAACGCGAGCGGACGATCGCCGAGGAGATACTGAAGGAGATCCGTGCGCGCCTCGGGTTCATGGAGGAGGTCGGCCTCGAGTATCTGACCCTCGATCGGGAGGCCGCCACGCTGTCGGGCGGGGAGAGCCAGCGAATCAGACTCGCCACGCAGGTCGGAAGCGGCCTCGTCGGCGTCCTCTACGTCCTCGACGAGCCCTCGATCGGACTCCACCAACGCGACAACGACCGGCTGCTGGACACCCTAGAGGGGCTTCGGGACCTCGGAAACACCCTCGTGGTCGTCGAGCACGACGAGGAGACGATGTGGCGCGCTGACAACGTCATCGATATGGGTCCGGGGCCCGGCAAGCGCGGCGGCGAGGTCGTCGCCAACGGGAGCGTCGAGGACCTGATCGACGCCGAGGCGTCGATCACGGGCGAGTACCTCTCGGGCGAGCGCGCGATTTCGGTCCCCGAGGAGCGCCGCGGTCCCGACGGCTACCTGACGGTTCGGGGCGCACGCCAGCACAACCTCGACGACCTCGACGTCGCTGTGCCGCTCGGCTGTTTCACCGCGATCACCGGGGTCTCCGGATCGGGCAAGTCGACGCTGCTCCACGAGATTATTTATAAAGGCCTCGTTAGGCGGATGAACGACACCGACGTATTCCCCGGCGAACACGACGACATCGAGGGGATCGACGAGGTCGAGACAGTGCGGCTCATCGACCAGTCGCCGATCGGGCGGACGCCGCGGTCGAACCCCGCGACCTACACCGGCGTCTTCGATCACATCCGCGAGTTGTTCGCGGAGACGAAACGCTCGAAACGCCGCGGCTACGAGAAGGGCCGGTTCTCGTTCAACGTCAAGGGCGGGCGGTGTGAGGCCTGCGGCGGGCAGGGGACCGTCAAGATCGACATGAACTTCCTCTCGGACGTGTACGTCCCCTGCGAGGAGTGCGACGGGGCCCGGTACAACGACGAGACGCTCGAGGTCACTTATAAAGGTACGACGATTTCGGACGTCCTCGACATGGAGGTCGACGAGGCCTACGACTTCTTCGAGAGCCACAGCGGGATCCGGCGGCGCCTGGAGCTGCTGAGAGACGTCGGGTTGGGCTACATGCGATTGGGCCAGCCCTCGACGACGCTATCGGGCGGGGAGGCCCAACGGGTCAAACTCGCGGAGGAACTCGGCAAACGCGACACCGGGGAGACGCTGTACCTGCTCGACGAACCGACGACGGGGCTTCACAGCGAGGACGAGCGCAAGCTGATCGACGTGTTACACCGGCTCACGGACGACGGCAACACCGTCGTCGTCGTCGAGCACGAACTCGATTTGGTGAAGAACGCCGACCACATCGTCGACCTCGGTCCGGAGGGCGGCGAGGGCGGCGGGGAGATCGTCGCCGAGGGGACGCCAGAAGCGGTCGCGCGGGTGGACGCGTCCCACACCGGACAGTACCTCCGCGATCACCTCCCGGCGGTCGAGATCGACGGCCCACGGGCGGACGAGCGGCGCGCCACCGGCGACGATTGAACCGGGGACGGGCGGGGGCGGCGACGTCGGGCGAGCGGAGGCG
The genomic region above belongs to Natronomonas moolapensis 8.8.11 and contains:
- the uvrA gene encoding excinuclease ABC subunit UvrA, translating into MTDDIVVRGASEHNLKDIDVSIPREEFTVVTGLSGSGKSSLAFETVYAEGQRRYIESLSAYARNFLGQMDKPQVENVEGLSPAISIDQKNAANNPRSTVGTVTELHDYLRLLYARVGTPHCPECGREVGEQSAQRMVERLLELPEGTRAKICAPVIRDQKGAFEDRFEAFVGDGYTRVEVDGEEYDLSVERPDLDENYDHTVDVVVDRVKLSADARSRITDSVETALEEAEGVLKIIFPDPPADAEVGTESRNTGDLSGEDAERLVVEFSEELACTHCGIDLPEIETRSFSFNSPHGACPGCDGIGETKEVDEDLVVTDPDKPIKEVFEPWSYSRSYYRTRLDSVAAHFGVSVETPFSELPADVRRQFLYGTDDEVVFERRTKNGTRRKEKRFEGVVPNLDRRYVETDSESTREHIEDYLATTTCPSCSGTRLRAESRAVLVAGTSLTDVNRLSIGDALEHFEGLEADLDERERTIAEEILKEIRARLGFMEEVGLEYLTLDREAATLSGGESQRIRLATQVGSGLVGVLYVLDEPSIGLHQRDNDRLLDTLEGLRDLGNTLVVVEHDEETMWRADNVIDMGPGPGKRGGEVVANGSVEDLIDAEASITGEYLSGERAISVPEERRGPDGYLTVRGARQHNLDDLDVAVPLGCFTAITGVSGSGKSTLLHEIIYKGLVRRMNDTDVFPGEHDDIEGIDEVETVRLIDQSPIGRTPRSNPATYTGVFDHIRELFAETKRSKRRGYEKGRFSFNVKGGRCEACGGQGTVKIDMNFLSDVYVPCEECDGARYNDETLEVTYKGTTISDVLDMEVDEAYDFFESHSGIRRRLELLRDVGLGYMRLGQPSTTLSGGEAQRVKLAEELGKRDTGETLYLLDEPTTGLHSEDERKLIDVLHRLTDDGNTVVVVEHELDLVKNADHIVDLGPEGGEGGGEIVAEGTPEAVARVDASHTGQYLRDHLPAVEIDGPRADERRATGDD